From the Pseudarthrobacter sp. MM222 genome, one window contains:
- a CDS encoding sigma 54-interacting transcriptional regulator codes for MSDRPDIFTVGELRASGHVHKDLRREIRDNLLAALAVGRDPWPGMFGFSRTVLPQLERALIAGHDVVLLGERGQGKTRLLRTLSGLLDEWSPVIEESELNEHPYQPITEHSRARALTEGDRLRVAWRHRSERYVEKLATPDTSVADLIGDVDPMRVAEGRRLGDPETIHYGLVPRSNRGIIAINELPDLAERIQVSMLNVMEERDIQIRGYVLRLPLDVLVVASANPEDYTNRGRIITPLRDRFGAEIRTHYPIELDDEVAVIRQEGQLVAGVPPVILEILARYTRALRQSPAINQTSGVSARFAIAGAETVAAAALRRASVRGEDEAVARIIDLDAAVEVLAGKIEFESGEEGREQDILDHLLRMATAEAVRAHFHGIDMGPLVAALDGSATVTTGELVTAREFLQNLPALNGSSLYDKITERLGATNDGQRAAAVELALEGLYLARRISKESDDEATIYG; via the coding sequence GTGAGTGATCGCCCCGATATCTTCACTGTTGGTGAATTGCGTGCCTCCGGCCACGTTCACAAGGACCTGCGCCGCGAAATCCGCGACAACCTGCTCGCCGCGCTCGCCGTCGGCCGCGATCCCTGGCCCGGGATGTTCGGCTTCAGCCGGACGGTCCTGCCCCAGCTCGAGCGTGCCCTGATCGCCGGCCACGACGTCGTCCTGCTCGGCGAACGGGGACAGGGCAAGACGCGGCTCCTCCGCACCCTGTCCGGGCTGCTGGACGAGTGGTCGCCGGTGATCGAGGAATCCGAACTGAACGAACACCCGTACCAGCCAATCACGGAGCACTCCCGGGCCCGTGCCCTCACCGAGGGGGACCGGCTGCGGGTGGCATGGCGCCACCGCTCCGAACGCTACGTCGAGAAGCTCGCGACGCCGGACACCTCCGTCGCCGACCTGATCGGCGACGTCGACCCGATGCGGGTGGCCGAGGGCCGCCGTCTCGGGGACCCGGAAACCATCCACTACGGCCTGGTCCCGCGCTCCAACCGCGGAATCATCGCCATCAACGAACTGCCCGACCTCGCCGAGCGGATCCAGGTCTCCATGCTCAACGTGATGGAGGAACGCGACATCCAGATCCGCGGCTACGTGCTGCGGCTGCCGCTGGACGTACTGGTGGTCGCCTCCGCCAATCCGGAGGATTACACGAACCGCGGCCGGATCATCACGCCCCTGAGGGACCGCTTCGGTGCCGAGATCCGCACCCACTACCCCATAGAGCTCGACGACGAGGTCGCCGTCATCCGGCAGGAGGGGCAGCTGGTGGCCGGCGTCCCGCCCGTCATCCTCGAGATCCTGGCCCGCTACACCCGGGCGCTGCGGCAATCCCCGGCGATCAACCAGACCTCCGGGGTTTCCGCACGGTTCGCCATCGCCGGTGCCGAAACCGTCGCCGCGGCGGCCCTGCGCCGGGCCAGCGTGCGCGGCGAGGACGAGGCCGTCGCCCGGATCATTGACCTGGACGCCGCCGTGGAAGTCCTCGCCGGGAAGATCGAGTTCGAATCCGGCGAGGAAGGCCGGGAACAGGACATCCTCGATCACCTTCTGCGCATGGCCACTGCAGAAGCCGTGCGGGCGCACTTCCACGGCATCGACATGGGCCCCCTCGTGGCTGCGCTCGACGGCTCCGCCACCGTGACCACCGGGGAGCTGGTCACCGCACGGGAGTTCCTCCAAAACCTCCCCGCCCTCAACGGATCCAGTCTCTACGACAAAATCACTGAGCGCCTGGGCGCGACAAACGACGGGCAGCGCGCCGCCGCCGTCGAACTTGCACTGGAAGGTCTCTACCTTGCCCGGCGGATCTCAAAGGAGTCCGACGATGAGGCGACCATCTACGGCTAA
- a CDS encoding pyridoxamine 5'-phosphate oxidase family protein codes for MDDAPKVGKLSFDECWELLASSIVGRLALIVDGHPEIFPVNFVLERRSIVFRTDPGTKLWESRKEEPVAFEIDGYDPATQEAWSVVARGTTALIEDPDEQSAVDALGLEPWERGTKSYYVRLSPVALTGRRFKVNAPDVWKTRLNDQRRASFE; via the coding sequence ATGGACGATGCACCGAAAGTTGGCAAGCTCAGTTTCGACGAGTGCTGGGAGCTCTTGGCCTCTTCCATTGTGGGAAGACTGGCGCTGATCGTAGACGGCCACCCCGAGATCTTCCCGGTGAATTTTGTCCTGGAACGCCGGAGCATCGTGTTCCGCACAGATCCAGGGACGAAGCTGTGGGAATCCAGAAAGGAAGAGCCTGTAGCCTTCGAGATCGATGGCTACGATCCCGCGACCCAGGAAGCATGGAGCGTCGTGGCAAGGGGCACCACGGCTCTGATCGAGGATCCGGACGAACAATCCGCCGTGGACGCCCTGGGCCTGGAGCCCTGGGAACGCGGTACAAAATCCTACTACGTACGCCTGTCACCGGTTGCGCTGACGGGTCGGCGGTTCAAGGTCAACGCTCCGGATGTGTGGAAAACGCGGCTCAATGATCAACGCCGCGCGTCGTTCGAATAG
- a CDS encoding pyridoxamine 5'-phosphate oxidase family protein, with the protein MMFTHEDPVLVLDEEQSWKLLENTRHGRIVLSAAGETDIFPVNYRAHDGVLLMRTAPGTKLAEMTINANVLFEADGIFSEEAWSVVVKGTARVLTQDQEIADAEALNLKSWVPTLKDFYVEIKPSRISGRHFNLGEQPERS; encoded by the coding sequence ATGATGTTCACACATGAAGACCCGGTCCTTGTCCTTGATGAAGAGCAGTCCTGGAAGCTGCTGGAGAACACCCGGCACGGGCGCATTGTCCTGAGCGCCGCCGGCGAGACCGATATCTTCCCGGTCAATTACCGCGCCCACGACGGCGTCCTGCTTATGCGCACCGCCCCGGGCACCAAGCTTGCCGAGATGACGATCAACGCGAACGTGCTGTTCGAAGCCGACGGCATTTTCAGTGAGGAGGCGTGGAGCGTGGTGGTCAAGGGCACGGCCCGGGTGCTGACCCAGGACCAGGAGATCGCCGATGCGGAGGCGCTGAACCTGAAGTCGTGGGTGCCCACGCTCAAGGATTTCTACGTTGAAATCAAACCGTCGCGGATCAGCGGCCGGCACTTCAACCTCGGCGAACAGCCGGAACGGTCCTGA
- a CDS encoding extracellular solute-binding protein: MKQIDFFAGKQVSRRQLLAGSAALGSVFAAAGLTGCGGAASAAAVRDISFWHLLSGGDGIKMQAMIGQANAANPGFNVRPTVLAWGPPYYTKLAMASAGGRPPELAIMHASRVPGYAPGGLIDPWDMSLLAEHGVTAESFAPRIWDKSQHSGQVFSIALDSHPFVMFYNTEVAGKAGVLAPSGQLQDVSSPQEFLSMAREMQKVTQAHGLSFGYLGSGSQMWRLFYTLYKQHGVDLVLTPGQPMKVDRDAAIESLEFMASLFDDTIAAKSGDISTGIAEFARGGSGMLFSGVWELPTLKKAGLPVDAATIPTLYGTPAAYADSHSFVLPRQLNADDEKRRGVYKFVSHLLKGSLSWAEAGHIPAYQPIVQSQAYRDLTPQIHYANAADILNYDPESWFSGSGSDWQTYFAENVQNVLLGRDKAADGWDAFAERTNTLLSRPNPV, translated from the coding sequence GTGAAGCAGATTGACTTTTTTGCCGGGAAACAAGTGTCCCGGCGGCAGTTACTGGCAGGTTCGGCGGCCCTCGGCAGCGTGTTCGCGGCCGCCGGCCTCACGGGCTGCGGCGGTGCCGCCTCGGCAGCCGCCGTGCGGGATATTTCGTTCTGGCATCTCCTGTCCGGCGGTGACGGCATCAAGATGCAGGCGATGATCGGTCAGGCGAATGCGGCCAATCCCGGGTTCAACGTGCGTCCGACCGTCCTGGCGTGGGGGCCGCCGTACTACACGAAGCTGGCGATGGCGTCAGCCGGAGGTCGCCCGCCGGAACTGGCCATCATGCACGCCAGCCGGGTTCCCGGCTACGCCCCCGGAGGACTCATCGACCCGTGGGACATGTCCCTGCTGGCGGAACACGGGGTGACAGCGGAGAGCTTCGCCCCCAGAATCTGGGACAAGAGCCAGCACAGTGGCCAGGTTTTTTCCATCGCTCTGGACTCCCACCCTTTCGTCATGTTCTACAACACGGAGGTTGCCGGCAAGGCCGGAGTGCTCGCCCCCAGCGGGCAGCTGCAGGACGTGAGCTCTCCGCAGGAGTTCCTCTCGATGGCCCGGGAGATGCAAAAGGTGACGCAGGCGCACGGCCTTTCCTTCGGCTATCTCGGCAGTGGGTCCCAGATGTGGCGTCTCTTCTACACGCTCTACAAGCAGCACGGTGTGGACCTGGTGCTCACCCCGGGACAACCGATGAAGGTTGACAGGGATGCGGCGATCGAGTCCCTGGAATTCATGGCGTCGCTGTTCGACGACACGATCGCGGCCAAGAGCGGGGACATCAGCACGGGCATCGCCGAATTTGCCCGCGGTGGTTCAGGCATGCTTTTCAGCGGCGTCTGGGAACTTCCCACGCTCAAGAAGGCCGGTCTGCCGGTCGATGCGGCAACCATCCCCACGCTCTACGGGACGCCGGCGGCCTATGCCGACTCGCATTCCTTTGTCCTGCCGCGGCAGCTGAACGCCGATGACGAGAAGCGGCGCGGCGTGTACAAATTCGTGAGTCACCTCCTCAAGGGATCGCTGTCCTGGGCGGAAGCAGGCCACATTCCGGCCTATCAGCCGATCGTGCAGTCACAGGCCTACCGGGACCTGACACCGCAGATCCACTACGCCAACGCGGCGGACATCCTCAATTACGATCCGGAATCCTGGTTCAGCGGCTCCGGCTCGGACTGGCAAACCTACTTTGCCGAAAACGTGCAGAACGTACTCCTCGGCCGCGACAAGGCAGCCGACGGCTGGGACGCCTTCGCGGAACGCACCAACACACTTCTCTCCCGGCCGAACCCGGTCTGA
- a CDS encoding globin domain-containing protein, translating to MLSDTSLPVIKATLPVVGENIQEIARRFYDHMFTEHPELLDGLFNRGNQADGRQQQALAGSIAAFAGSLVNTPGQLPDHLLSRISHKHVSLGLRADQYQIVHDNLMWAIVDVLGEAVTPEVAAAWDEVYWLMANMLINKERGLYNAVKLSPETIWRTWRVVERIQETDDVVTFVVERVDERMVKQSLPGQYVTLKARMPDGTHQPRQYSLTRADDGQHRQFSVKRVHGPDTPDGEVSSLLHATVQVGDEMVLSAPFGDVVLEYSDRPLVLASAGIGITPMAGMLSHLVKSGSQRQVMFLHAANSPDSFALRGQVTGDLQKLADASLVTWYAEQSDSTQVADGELVGFMDVTAVELPLDAEYYLCGPLVFMQSVRSALIERGVPARDIQYEVFGPDLWLADFQ from the coding sequence GTGCTGTCCGATACTTCACTTCCTGTCATTAAAGCGACCCTTCCCGTGGTCGGGGAGAACATCCAGGAAATCGCCCGGCGGTTCTATGACCACATGTTTACCGAGCACCCCGAACTGCTCGACGGACTCTTTAACCGCGGCAACCAGGCGGACGGACGCCAGCAGCAGGCCCTGGCCGGATCCATCGCCGCGTTCGCCGGCTCTCTGGTCAACACCCCCGGCCAGCTCCCGGACCACTTGCTCTCCCGCATCTCCCACAAACACGTGTCCCTCGGCCTGCGCGCAGACCAGTACCAGATCGTCCACGACAACCTGATGTGGGCCATCGTCGATGTCCTGGGCGAGGCTGTCACCCCCGAGGTTGCCGCCGCATGGGACGAGGTCTACTGGCTCATGGCGAACATGCTCATCAACAAGGAACGCGGACTGTACAACGCCGTCAAGCTCTCACCGGAGACCATCTGGCGTACCTGGCGGGTGGTGGAGCGGATCCAGGAAACGGACGACGTCGTCACCTTCGTCGTCGAACGCGTCGATGAGCGAATGGTGAAGCAGTCACTTCCCGGACAGTACGTCACGCTCAAGGCGCGGATGCCGGACGGGACCCACCAGCCCCGGCAGTACAGCCTGACCCGGGCGGATGACGGGCAGCACCGCCAGTTTTCCGTCAAGCGGGTCCACGGCCCGGACACCCCCGACGGCGAGGTGTCCAGTCTGCTGCACGCTACGGTGCAGGTGGGTGATGAGATGGTGCTCAGCGCGCCGTTCGGGGACGTGGTGCTGGAATACTCGGACCGCCCCCTGGTGCTGGCCAGCGCGGGCATCGGCATCACCCCGATGGCCGGCATGCTCTCCCATCTGGTCAAGTCAGGCAGCCAGCGCCAGGTGATGTTCCTGCACGCTGCCAATTCCCCGGACTCCTTTGCCCTGCGCGGCCAGGTCACCGGGGATCTGCAAAAGCTTGCCGATGCATCCCTGGTGACCTGGTATGCGGAACAGTCGGACTCCACGCAGGTGGCCGACGGAGAACTGGTGGGCTTCATGGACGTCACCGCGGTGGAACTGCCGCTGGACGCCGAATACTACCTGTGCGGTCCGCTGGTTTTCATGCAGTCGGTCCGCAGCGCGCTGATCGAACGCGGAGTTCCCGCCAGGGACATCCAGTACGAAGTGTTCGGGCCGGACCTGTGGCTGGCGGACTTCCAATAG
- a CDS encoding pyridoxamine 5'-phosphate oxidase family protein, with translation MDNKPEEPVTELLESHECWSLLRQVSVGRLAVWHEDGPDIFPVNYTTDHGTVIFRTGAGTKLQAALAEFPVAMEADGVNPETGVAWSVVIRGKAEVLTKTDDVLSTFSLPLFPWQAGKKDHFVRVVPATISGRRFIVAPPNMWWTPTEGAKPSAVE, from the coding sequence ATGGACAACAAGCCGGAAGAGCCCGTTACAGAGCTGTTGGAAAGTCATGAGTGCTGGAGTCTGCTGCGGCAGGTGTCTGTAGGCCGCTTGGCCGTCTGGCATGAAGACGGGCCCGATATTTTTCCTGTCAACTACACCACGGACCATGGAACGGTAATCTTCCGGACAGGGGCAGGGACCAAGCTTCAAGCCGCGTTGGCTGAGTTCCCGGTAGCCATGGAAGCCGACGGAGTTAACCCCGAAACAGGAGTGGCCTGGAGCGTCGTGATCAGGGGCAAAGCCGAGGTTCTAACCAAGACCGACGACGTTTTGAGCACCTTTTCACTGCCGCTGTTTCCGTGGCAGGCAGGCAAGAAAGACCACTTTGTACGGGTAGTGCCCGCAACGATCTCAGGGCGCCGCTTTATTGTCGCTCCCCCCAACATGTGGTGGACCCCTACCGAAGGCGCCAAGCCCTCAGCCGTTGAATAA
- a CDS encoding LacI family DNA-binding transcriptional regulator yields MRATVKDVARRAGVSPKTVSNVMNGIVPVSGATRVKVEQAILELDYVPNLSARGLRNGRSGVIALALPDLATPYSAEIAHNVVEVAHEQGWSVQIEETGSDPRREYELMSRARSNLIDGLILNPVVLDESAVKVGVSLPPVVLLGEVSQKLADRVWVDSFAAARDMTLALAGTGRRRIAVLGTAEGRGSAAAILRTRGYQAALEELGLDRDDSLLIPCEKWTPQTAAVALAAYLDSHRLPEALFCFTDSMAIGAMSVLWNRGISVPGDVAVAGFDDIADGQYAVPSLTTVSFDKRRVASEALRLLTERMADRTGEQRVVTVDYRIVERDSTRG; encoded by the coding sequence GTGCGCGCAACGGTCAAGGACGTCGCGCGTCGCGCCGGCGTCTCACCCAAGACTGTCTCGAACGTGATGAATGGAATCGTTCCGGTCAGCGGGGCCACCAGGGTCAAGGTGGAGCAGGCCATTCTCGAACTGGATTACGTGCCCAACCTCTCCGCCCGCGGACTGCGCAACGGCAGGTCGGGTGTGATCGCCCTGGCGCTGCCGGACCTGGCGACTCCCTACTCGGCCGAGATCGCGCACAACGTGGTGGAAGTTGCCCACGAGCAAGGCTGGAGCGTTCAGATTGAGGAAACCGGGTCCGATCCCCGGCGCGAATACGAACTGATGTCCCGCGCCCGGTCCAACCTCATTGATGGCCTGATCCTCAACCCTGTGGTGCTGGACGAGAGTGCCGTCAAGGTGGGCGTCTCGTTGCCCCCGGTGGTGCTGCTGGGCGAGGTGTCCCAAAAACTGGCCGACCGTGTGTGGGTGGACAGCTTTGCTGCCGCCCGTGACATGACCCTGGCGCTTGCCGGGACCGGCCGGCGCCGTATCGCCGTGCTCGGAACCGCAGAAGGCCGGGGCTCCGCCGCTGCAATCCTGCGGACCCGCGGCTACCAGGCGGCGCTTGAAGAACTCGGCCTTGACCGGGACGACTCACTGCTCATCCCGTGCGAAAAGTGGACACCGCAGACGGCCGCAGTCGCGCTCGCCGCCTATCTGGACTCCCACCGGCTCCCCGAGGCGCTGTTCTGCTTTACCGATTCCATGGCCATTGGCGCCATGAGCGTGTTGTGGAACAGGGGAATCAGCGTTCCTGGCGACGTTGCCGTGGCGGGCTTTGACGACATCGCCGACGGTCAATATGCCGTTCCATCTCTCACCACTGTTTCCTTCGACAAGCGCCGCGTGGCCAGCGAAGCCCTCCGCCTGCTCACCGAGCGGATGGCAGACCGTACCGGCGAACAGAGGGTGGTCACCGTCGATTACAGAATCGTGGAGCGGGACAGCACCCGCGGCTAG
- a CDS encoding vWA domain-containing protein: MSAHNRSRYGRYRGGPDPLAPPVDLAEALDAVAEDVMAGYSPRHALQEFLRRGGRNREGLDDLAARVQQRRSELLGRHRLDGTLNEVQKLLETAVLEERKQLARDAGMDNTDRAFREMQLQNLPSSTAAAVNELASYDWQSSTAREAYERIKDLLGREMLDQRFAGMKQTLESATDEDRAAVNEMLRDLNELLGKHRRGEDTDAEFQEFMARHSDFFPENPQSVEELVDALAQRAAAAQRLLQSMSAEQREELMQLSAQAFGSPELMAQLGQLDANLQALRPGEDWSGSERFEGEEGLGLGDGTGVLQDIAELDELSEQLSQAYNGSRLDDLDLDALARQLGQSAAVTARTLAEIERAMQDGGYLRRGADGDLRLSPQAMRRLGRSLLRDTAKQLSGRQGRRDTRVAGAAGEQTGSSREWEFGDAEPWDVTQTITNAIRRTMADGGEPGRGLRLAVGDIEVTETEARTQAAVALLVDVSFSMAAEGRWVPMKRTALALHHLVSTRFRGDRLQLITFGRYAQSMDVGELTALRSLREQGTNLHHGLLLAGRFFRKHPSMQPVLLVVTDGEPTAHLLADGESWFSWPPDPETIRVTVAELDRLGRAGTQATFFRLGDDPGLERFVQRMARRIDGRVVAPETGDLGAAVVGEYLRAHFRGGPYADADWAK, from the coding sequence ATGAGCGCTCACAACCGGTCCAGGTACGGCCGGTACAGGGGAGGGCCGGATCCGCTCGCCCCGCCGGTGGACCTGGCGGAGGCGCTGGACGCCGTCGCCGAGGACGTCATGGCCGGCTACTCGCCTCGGCACGCCCTCCAGGAGTTCCTGCGGCGCGGCGGCCGCAACCGGGAAGGGCTGGACGACCTCGCTGCCCGGGTTCAGCAGCGGCGCAGTGAGCTCCTGGGCCGCCACCGGCTGGACGGAACCCTCAATGAAGTCCAGAAGCTGCTCGAGACCGCGGTGCTGGAGGAGCGCAAGCAGCTCGCCCGCGACGCCGGAATGGACAACACCGATCGCGCCTTCCGGGAGATGCAACTGCAGAACCTGCCTTCATCCACGGCAGCAGCGGTCAACGAACTGGCCTCCTACGACTGGCAGTCGAGCACCGCCCGGGAAGCCTACGAGCGGATCAAGGACCTCCTCGGCCGCGAAATGCTTGACCAGCGGTTCGCCGGCATGAAGCAGACACTCGAGAGCGCGACCGACGAGGACCGCGCGGCCGTGAACGAGATGCTGCGCGACCTCAACGAGCTCCTCGGAAAACACCGGCGCGGCGAGGACACCGACGCCGAATTCCAGGAGTTCATGGCCCGGCACAGCGATTTCTTTCCGGAGAACCCACAATCGGTTGAGGAACTGGTGGACGCGCTCGCCCAGCGCGCCGCCGCCGCCCAGCGGCTCCTGCAGTCCATGTCCGCCGAGCAGCGCGAGGAGCTGATGCAGCTCTCCGCCCAGGCATTCGGTTCGCCCGAGCTTATGGCACAGCTGGGCCAACTCGACGCCAACTTGCAAGCGTTGCGCCCCGGCGAGGACTGGAGTGGCTCCGAACGCTTCGAAGGCGAGGAGGGGCTGGGACTCGGCGACGGCACGGGCGTGCTCCAGGACATCGCCGAACTGGACGAGCTGTCCGAACAGCTCTCCCAGGCCTATAACGGGTCCCGCCTCGACGACCTGGACCTGGACGCCCTCGCCCGCCAGCTGGGACAGAGTGCCGCCGTGACGGCCCGCACCCTCGCCGAAATTGAACGGGCAATGCAGGACGGCGGCTATCTCCGGCGCGGGGCGGACGGCGATCTCCGGCTGTCCCCTCAGGCCATGCGGCGGCTCGGCAGGTCGCTGTTGCGGGACACCGCCAAGCAGCTCTCCGGCCGGCAGGGACGCCGGGACACGCGCGTTGCCGGGGCCGCCGGGGAACAGACCGGCTCCAGCCGCGAGTGGGAGTTCGGCGATGCCGAGCCGTGGGACGTCACCCAAACCATCACCAACGCGATCCGCCGCACGATGGCCGACGGCGGTGAACCTGGCCGCGGATTGCGCCTCGCCGTGGGTGACATCGAGGTGACGGAGACGGAGGCGCGCACACAGGCCGCCGTCGCCCTGCTCGTCGACGTGTCCTTCTCGATGGCGGCCGAGGGACGCTGGGTGCCGATGAAACGCACCGCGCTCGCCCTGCACCACCTCGTTTCAACCCGGTTCCGCGGCGACCGGCTGCAGCTGATCACGTTCGGCCGCTACGCGCAGTCCATGGACGTTGGCGAGCTCACGGCCCTGCGTTCCCTGCGGGAGCAGGGCACTAACCTGCACCACGGTTTGCTGCTGGCCGGCCGGTTCTTCCGCAAGCACCCTTCGATGCAGCCCGTTCTCCTGGTGGTGACCGACGGCGAACCCACCGCGCACCTGCTGGCCGACGGCGAGTCGTGGTTCTCCTGGCCGCCGGACCCGGAGACCATCCGCGTTACGGTCGCCGAGCTGGACCGACTGGGGCGCGCCGGCACGCAGGCCACGTTCTTCCGGCTCGGCGACGACCCGGGCCTGGAACGGTTCGTCCAGCGGATGGCGCGCCGGATCGACGGCCGCGTCGTGGCGCCCGAAACCGGCGATCTGGGAGCTGCCGTGGTGGGGGAATACCTCCGCGCCCACTTCCGCGGAGGCCCATACGCCGACGCCGACTGGGCGAAGTAG
- a CDS encoding FAD-binding protein, with product MKNWAGNLNYSSAAVVRPDSVAELAEVVARAGRVKALGSRHSFNRVGDTDGVHVLLDALPQHIELDSERRSVRVSGGVSYGALCRSLERSGLAIHNLASLPHISVAGAVQTGTHGSGVGNPSLAGAVEAIDLVRPSGEQVSMSHTDGEEFLGSVVGLGALGIVTGLQLAVRPSFRMRQRVLENLPWDRALADFTQLVSSAYSVSLFTDYVGDSISQVWLKALDSEPPLGELFGATAATRPRHPLPGMSGENCTVQMDQPGQWLDRLPHFRHEFTPSNGEELQSEFILPQEQAPAALEGVRSLADKLAPLLFVSEIRTGAADEFWLSPFYRQQSVALHFTWKPLQPQVEAVLPQLEDLLRPFGARPHWGKLFTPGGYDWESLYPRLADFRSLASAHDPAEKFRNGLLDSILGVPAVNSH from the coding sequence ATGAAGAACTGGGCAGGGAATCTCAATTACTCATCAGCGGCCGTCGTGCGACCGGACTCGGTGGCTGAACTCGCCGAGGTGGTGGCGCGCGCTGGCCGGGTCAAGGCCCTGGGGTCGCGGCACTCCTTCAACCGCGTGGGAGATACAGACGGCGTGCACGTGCTGCTGGACGCCCTGCCGCAGCACATCGAACTGGACTCAGAACGGCGGTCGGTCCGCGTCAGCGGCGGAGTGAGCTACGGCGCCCTGTGCCGTTCGTTGGAACGGTCCGGGTTGGCCATTCACAATCTGGCGTCACTGCCCCACATTTCGGTGGCAGGGGCAGTCCAGACGGGCACCCATGGCTCTGGTGTGGGCAATCCGTCCCTGGCCGGGGCGGTGGAGGCAATTGATCTGGTCCGGCCCTCCGGCGAGCAGGTGTCGATGTCCCACACGGACGGAGAGGAGTTCCTGGGCAGCGTGGTGGGCCTGGGTGCTCTGGGCATTGTCACTGGTCTCCAGCTTGCCGTCCGGCCGAGTTTCAGGATGCGCCAGCGTGTTTTGGAAAACCTCCCGTGGGACCGGGCGCTGGCGGACTTCACGCAGCTCGTGTCCAGCGCCTACAGCGTGAGTCTCTTCACCGATTACGTAGGCGATTCCATCAGCCAGGTCTGGCTCAAGGCGCTGGACTCGGAGCCTCCCCTCGGTGAACTCTTCGGCGCCACGGCTGCCACCCGCCCGCGGCACCCGCTGCCGGGGATGTCGGGCGAGAACTGCACGGTCCAGATGGACCAGCCCGGGCAATGGCTGGACCGGCTACCGCACTTCCGCCACGAGTTCACTCCCAGCAACGGTGAGGAACTACAAAGCGAGTTCATCCTGCCCCAGGAGCAGGCACCTGCTGCACTCGAGGGAGTGCGGAGCCTGGCGGACAAACTTGCACCCCTGCTGTTTGTCTCCGAAATCCGGACCGGCGCCGCAGACGAATTCTGGCTCAGCCCCTTCTACCGGCAGCAGAGCGTTGCCCTGCACTTCACCTGGAAGCCGCTGCAGCCGCAGGTGGAAGCCGTTCTTCCGCAGCTCGAAGACCTGCTTCGGCCGTTCGGGGCCAGGCCGCACTGGGGCAAGCTTTTCACGCCCGGCGGTTACGACTGGGAGTCCCTCTACCCCCGCTTGGCGGACTTCCGCTCGCTGGCATCGGCGCACGACCCGGCGGAAAAATTCCGCAACGGGCTGCTGGACAGCATCCTCGGCGTCCCGGCGGTGAACTCACACTAG
- a CDS encoding carbohydrate ABC transporter permease produces the protein MSSLATSRRAAERTATSGPARPLPNPTPSRRTRENLTGWGFAAPFLAFFLVFLVWPILYGLFMSLTGKSLTGANDSLVGLANYAEAMADSAMWRSLGNTLYFTVISTVPLVIVALVMAALLSVGLPAEWLWRLSYFAPYLLASTVVSLFFTWMYNPQLGLINDSLSKIGLPRVAWLNDPNVAMWAVVIATLWWTVGFNFLLYLAAMQNIPHQHYEAASLDGAGAWRQFFSITLPQLAPTTVMIVLLQILASLKIFDQVYQMTAGGPSGSTRPVVQYIFETGFTGYRLGYSAAVSYIFFGLIVIVSVMQFVITRRRSA, from the coding sequence ATGAGTTCCTTAGCAACATCCCGCCGGGCCGCTGAACGTACGGCAACGTCCGGTCCAGCCCGGCCCCTTCCTAATCCGACCCCGTCCCGTCGAACCAGGGAGAATCTGACCGGCTGGGGCTTCGCCGCCCCTTTCCTCGCGTTCTTCCTGGTCTTCCTCGTCTGGCCCATTCTTTACGGCCTCTTCATGAGCCTGACCGGCAAGTCCCTCACCGGCGCCAACGACAGCTTGGTTGGTTTGGCCAACTACGCTGAAGCCATGGCCGATTCGGCCATGTGGCGGTCCCTAGGCAACACGCTCTACTTCACGGTGATCAGCACAGTGCCCTTGGTGATCGTTGCCCTGGTCATGGCCGCGCTGCTTAGCGTCGGGTTGCCCGCGGAATGGCTCTGGCGCCTCTCCTACTTTGCTCCGTACCTGCTCGCCTCGACCGTTGTCTCACTCTTCTTTACCTGGATGTACAACCCGCAGCTGGGGCTGATCAACGACTCCCTGTCGAAAATCGGGCTTCCAAGAGTGGCCTGGCTGAACGACCCGAATGTGGCAATGTGGGCCGTCGTCATCGCCACGCTGTGGTGGACGGTCGGCTTCAACTTTCTGTTGTACCTGGCGGCCATGCAGAACATCCCTCACCAGCATTACGAGGCGGCATCGCTGGACGGGGCCGGAGCCTGGCGACAGTTCTTCTCCATAACCCTGCCGCAGCTGGCGCCGACCACCGTGATGATCGTCCTCCTCCAGATACTGGCGTCGCTGAAAATCTTTGATCAGGTGTACCAGATGACGGCCGGCGGCCCCAGCGGTTCCACCAGGCCGGTAGTGCAGTACATCTTCGAAACCGGGTTTACCGGCTACCGGCTGGGCTACTCCGCAGCCGTCTCCTATATTTTCTTCGGGCTGATCGTGATCGTCTCGGTCATGCAGTTCGTCATCACGCGCCGCAGGAGTGCATAA